The proteins below are encoded in one region of Saccopteryx leptura isolate mSacLep1 chromosome 1, mSacLep1_pri_phased_curated, whole genome shotgun sequence:
- the GVQW3 gene encoding protein GVQW3: MSDRYLEQRISIKFCVKLNRSASETHRLLKEAYGNEVMSRARVFDWYKRFKEGREDVRDDARSGRPVTHRTDENIQKVKDLVCSNRQLTVRMMAEQLNLDKETVRLILKENLNMRKVSAEVLPGILKDDPKPQKLDFNFDHFKETRENSLCVKKKVTSSETWSQLHCEISGEVPLPVSHPRIHYPASQLLLPSSSSSLPTRAAQDWFTPW; the protein is encoded by the coding sequence ATGAGTGACCGCTATCTAGAACAAAGGATTAGTATAAAATTTTGCGTGAAACTGAACAGGTCAGCAAGTGAAACCCATCGTCTTTTAAAAGAAGCGTATGGGAATGAAGTCATGTCGAGGGCCAGAGTTTTTGACTGGTACAAAAGGTTTAAAGAAGGGCGGGAAGATGTTCGAGATGATGCCCGAAGTGGCCGTCCAGTTACCCACCGGACAGATGAAAATATCCAGAAGGTCAAGGACTTGGTTTGTTCAAACAGGCAATTAACAGTGAGGATGATGGCTGAACAATTAAATTTAGATAAAGAAACTGTTAGACTCATTCTGAAAGAAAACTTGAACATGAGAAAAGTTTCTGCCGAAGTTCTACCAGGTATTTTGAAGGATGACCCCAAACCTCAAAAACTTGACTTTAATTTTGATCATTTCAAAGAAACTAGGGAAAATAGCTTGTGTGTGAAGAAAAAGGTAACAAGTTCTGAAACATGGAGCCAACTCCATTGTGAAATTAGTGGGGAAGTGCCTTTGCCTGTATCCCATCCCAGAATCCACTATCCTGCCAGCCAACTTTTGCTGCCCTCATCTTCATCAAGTCTTCCCACCAGGGCAGCTCAGGATTGGTTCACACCGTGGTGA